The DNA segment AAACTCTTAGTATAATCCAAATATACCTTGTTCTTTTGTTTTATATAGTACTCTTAAGTTATGATCTTTATCGTAGAACACTTTAAATACATCATCACCTGATTTTAAAGCATTTAAAGCCTCTTCAATGTCAATTGGTTTGTATGAAGCCATTTTTACAGGAATAATCTCATTTTCGAATTTTTCAAGTTGTGCAGCAACTTCATCTTCGATTTCATTTGCTTCAACTTCACTAAGTTTAGTTGCTTTATGCCCTGTAATTTTATCGTGATGTCTTCTTAAAACTTTAGATACTCTATCAACAGCTATATCAATTGCAGAATATAGATCTTTATCTTTTTGTTTAACAACAACAGTGTCTAAATGCGCTATATTTAATGTAAATTCAAATGTGAAAGCTTTTCTACCATTTTTCTCTTCTTGTGAAATAATCGCACCTACAGATATAATATCTAAATTGTATTTTTTGAAAATTTCAATTGAACTATTAACATAATCTTTAATAGGTTCAGTTAATTCTATGTGTCTTCCTACAATACTTGTATTCATAACATACTCCTTTTACTTATATAATTAATTAATTTTATCATACAAATGTTTAATTAATAGTCATAGTATAAAAAAATACCTCAAATATGGGTAAAAAAGGCTTAGTAATACATTGCAATTAGTTGTGTTAAAATATTAAGTTTGTTTATTTCGACATCAAGTTCTCTCATTTTTTTTGTATTACTTAAAATCTCTACATCTTCAATTGCTTTATATCCTGCATTATACTCTTGACTAACGCTATCTAAAAGCTCTTCATAAAGTTTTATATCTTTTGAAGCAATATTTGTAGAGTTGTTATATTTCCTTATATTCTCAATAATTTTATTATATGCAACAGTCTCATCAATCTCTTTTTGCTCTTTTTGCTTTTGAGATAAAAGGTAATCTAATTGATATTTTTCAATCTCATTAATTGAAGAAAAACTTATAGGAATTGAAATCTTAACTCCATAGTTATAACTATTCTCTCCATCTGACTTAGTAAAATCATAACCATAGTTTGAAGTTAATGAAAGTTCAGGGAGATAATCACTTTTTTTGATTTTGTAGTTTAGTTTAGAGATATCTTCATTATATTTAGCTAATTTAATCTCTCTTGAATCTTTTAAATAGCTATCTAACTCTTTTAATTTCAAATTAGGAATATCAATTTTTTTATAATCAAGTTTGGTATATTGTGAAAGAGTAGAAAGATACTCTTGTTTTGTTCTTAATTGTTCAGCTAACTCCTCTTCCAAAGCATTTTTTTCCATTATTGTGTCATTTAGGTTTGTAACATCAGTTTGACCTGCTTTATACTCAGCTTTTATTATCTCTAAACTAATTGTTTTATTCTCAATAGAGAGCTTCTGTTTTTCTATATTCAGATCTGTAAGTTTTAGATTTACTACAGTAGTATAAATTGTATTTATATACTCTATAAAAGTTATATTCAAGTCCATCAAATCATATTGTTCTTGAATCTTTGCAACATCTATTGTATTTAAAATCCCTCCAAATTTGAATATTGGTTGTTCATAAGAGAGAGAAAATTCTTTTGTATCTTTTTCATCCTTATCTCGAACAATTGAACTATTTAGATTTATATTAGACAACCAACTCTTTTCATTAATCTTTTTATCCTCTTCTATTATCTTTTTCTTTGTATTATAAATACTCTTTTGTGTTGGAGATAAGATTTCAAGCTCTTCTGCTTGTATTAAAGAGCCAAAAGAGAAAAGAATTGTTATAAATAAAAGGTTTTTATTCATTTTTAAACTCCACTTTCAAAGTTTTTCCATACTCTTTAGAATCTATTAAAACTTCTGTTTTATAAGAAGATATATATGTAGTATCTGTTGTAATATCTATTTTATTTATTTTATAATCACTCTTTACATCATTAATATATATAAGCTTATTTTTTATGTTTTTATAATCTTCAGCATTAACATAAACAGTTAATTTTGATTTTGACATATCATAAACAGTAGCAACCTTTGTTCCAGCTGTTAAATAATCATATTTATTTACTAAAAACTCTTTTAAATATAGATTATTAATACTTATGGTTTTATCTTTAATACTATTTTTCAAATCTACAATTGATATTTTAAGAGTTGCAATAGAGTTTTTTAGGTCAATTATCTCCAATAGTTTATTATCTTTATCAACTTTACTCATTCCTCTTATTGTTATGTATTTTTCATAATTACTTTGCATAATCTCAAGCTTTTGATTATATAGTTTTAACTGCTCTTCATATAGTTTTAGAGTATCAACTTCTAAGCTTTTGTCAATTTTTATAATATCTTTTGTTAATATTTTCATCTCATCATTTTTATCCAAAGATACTATTTCCCCCGAAGTTTTAGCATATATTGTAAACTCATTTACAGGTTCAACTACACCTATATAACTCTTTGCATAGATAAAAATTGGTAAAAAAATCAGTAAATATTTCATATTAATCCTTTAGTTTAAAAAGTACTGCATATAGTGCAGGTAGATATATTAAGTTTAGAATTGTTCCCCATAAAAGACCAAATCCTAAAGATATTGCAAGGGGCTGTAAAACAACTCCTTGACCCGATGGATAAAAGATCAAAGTTGATAATCCTAAAAGTGTAGTTATAGAGGTAATTAAAATAGGTCTTATTCTTAATTTTGCCCTACTATAAAACTCCTCTTTTGTTTTTGTATTTTTTATAAAATCAAGCATAATAATACCATCATTGATAACAACTCCTGCAAGTCCCAACATACCAATTAATGAAGGCATCATAATATTTAAACCCATAACAAGGTGCCCTAATAAAGCACCTATAAGAGAAAAAGGTATTACTGAAATGATAATAAAAGAGATTCTAAAAGATGGGAAGTTAATTAGAAGTACTATAAATATCAAAAATATTGATATCATTACTGCAATACTTAACTCATCTTTTAATTGTTCATTTTGCTCAAATTCACCACCTAGTATTATCTCAACACCACTTTTTTCAATCTCATTTAATGCAGGTCTTATTTTGTCTAGAGCTTCGCTTGAAGTTAGTTTTTCTAACTCAACATTTGCATAAACTGTTTTTATAATTTTTGAATTCTCTTTTTCTAAAGTCTCAAAATCTTTTGTAATGGTAAAATCAACAACTTTACTTAACTCTACAAATCTACCGTCTTCAAGAGGTAATTGGAAGTTTTTAAATGAATCTAAATTATCTTTTGTTAAAAGCTGTGTTTTTACATCAACAAGACCATCAATACTAACAGCTTTAGTTTGATCTCTTTCCATAAAATAGCTATTTAAAGCATTTGCAATATAACTCTCTGTTAACCCTAAAGATTCCCCGTAATTATTGACTTTATATCTATACTCATACTTACCAAGCTCAGCATTATCAGAGATATCAACAACTCCATCAATTTTCGCTAACTCCTCTTTTAGTTTTTGTATTGATTCCTGAATCAAATTAGAATCTTTTGAAGAGATTTTAAACTCTAAATCGGTTCTTACAATACCAATTCTAGTGGTTGTAAGAGTTTTGTCCGTAACATCAAACTTTTTTAATAGAGGTTCAATTAAAGTTTGAACCTCTTTTTGAATCTCAAAGCTTTTTTTAATTCTTGTTTTTTCTTTTTGTTCAAAATCAAAAGAGAATGTAAAAATAGGTTGTAAATAGTTTTGTATCCAGTTGTTCTCTTTGAAATCTTCAAGCATCAAACTCATAGTAAAGGCATTTTCTATACTTTCACTATCTCCACTTAAAGAAGAAAAGAGCCCTACTCTATTTTGTAAAGTTTTTAGATTAAGTTCTTTTTTATTATCTAAAAGTACCTTTTCAAAACTTTTTGCAATCTGTGAAGAGTCTTCTAAAGATTTTGATTCATCAAACTTTACTGAAAGTGTGATTCTATCACTATCCATATTTGGAAAAAATTGAAATCTCATACTTGTTGCCATAAAAAAAGTTGCTAAGGGTACAACTATTACAAAAGTTCCAAGAAAAATAAATTTATTATGAATAAGCAGATGAAGAATTTTCTCATAAAATTTATAAACAGGTGCCCAGTTTAACATCTTCTCTTTTGGTTTTAACATGTGTTTTGCATGTATTGGAAGAAATAAAAATGATTCTATTAAAGAGGCAACAATTAATATTGAAACAACAATAGGAATAATACTAATAAAAGAGCCTATTCTTCCAGATAGATATAACATTGGTAAAAAAGCAAAAACAGTTGTTAAAGATGCAACTAATACAGGAGGAAGCATCTCAATAGTTCCTTTATAAACAGCATCTTTTATGCTCTTGCCTTCATCTAAATATCTTTGAATATTTTCACTTACAACAATTGCATCATCAACAATAATACCTATCATAATTAAAACAGCTAAAAGTGATAACATAGAGAGGCTATAACCTGCATAATAAAAAGTAATTACACCTATAATAAATGAGAAAGGAATACCTAGAACTACAACCACAGATATTCTTGGACTAATAAGTACAAACATAGATAATCCAACTAAAACCAATCCAAATGAAATATTTGAGATTACTGTATTTAGTCTCTCTTTAATTGGTTTTGCATCATCATGAATCACTTCAATATTTATATTTTTATGATTTTTTTTGAACTCTTGTAGATATTTTTGAACCTCTTTAGAGAGCTCAATTACATTTGCTTGTTCATCTTTGTAAATATTTAAAGTAATGGAACTTTTACCATTTACCCTTGCAATTGTGTCCTCTTTTGGATAATGAATTTTTATAGTTGCCAAATCAGAAAGATAGAGTTTTTTTGAATTAACTTCTATTAATGAATTTTCCCAAAAATTATCAACTAATTTTTTATCTGTAGTATTTACATAAACATAGTTCCCTTTTTGCTCAATTGAAGCCACAGGGTAGATATATGATAGATTTTGAATTTGTGAAATAAGTGATTTACTATTTATTCCATAAGCATTTAGTTTCTCTTCATCTAAATAGATATCAATTTGTAAATCAGAATCACCACTTATTTGTATCTCATTTATATGGTTAAATTTGAAAATTTCAGTTTTTAAATCTTTAGAGATATCTAAAAGTTCTTTTTCATCATCGCCTGTTAGGGCAATTGTTAACAAAGACATTGTTCTTTTTACAACAGATGCAGTTGGTTCATCCATATCGCTAGGAAGGGAACTTCTAACAACACTTATTGCATCTTTTACATCATTTATTAAATCATTTGGTTCGTAAGAATCTTCTAAATATAAAACAATACTAAAAGAGCCTGAACGAATAGTTGATTCAATCTCTTTTATCCCTACTACGCTCTCAAGTTCATTTTCTATCTCTGTTACAGCAAAAGAGTTCAAACTTGCTGCATTTGCGCCTACATAACTTCCTCTAACAACAATTTGGTTTTCTGCAACAATAGGAAAAACCTCTTTAGGTATCTTTATATATGAACTAATCCCCATGAAAATTAAAAAAATTAGTATTGTGTAGTTTAGCCTAGCATTATCTAGAAAAAAGTGTATTAATCTCTTCATATAGTCTTTCTTTTAATATAGTAAAATTATGGAAATTCTACTATATTAAAATTAACAAATTATTATGCAAATATAAAAATATACTTAAATTATTCTACATAAAATTGCAATTAAAAACTATTGCTTTTTTATATAAATCATATAATTTTATGCATAACCATACAAGGATGAAGATTTATCAGATAAATTATTTACATACGTATTAAATTCATTTGAGTTATTTTCATTATTGAACATCTTCATAATATTACTAAAATTACTTAATTTTAGATCTTCTTCATCATCTTGTGTAGTATTTTTTATAACATCAAATAGCTTTTTTATATTCTCTATAGAATCGTTATTACTAGCTTTAGAATTGGAACTATTTGACTCACTAGTATTACTAATTCCATAATAAGCTTCCATCTCTTCTTTTGATACAACTCCATCTTTGTTTGTATCCATAATATCGTAATCTTCTTCATTTTCGCTACTACTTGATGAAGATGAACCTCCTGGAGCAACTGGAGCTGTTGAACCTGCGGCAATAGAATCAACAGCAGCAGTTAATTCATCTGTGGTAACTGAACCATCACCATCACTATCTAATGCAGTAAATTCTTCACTGGTTAATAAAGATAGTTCATCTTCGCTAAGAATTGAATCTTTGTTTGTATCATAGGCAGAGATTAATTCTGAAACAAAATCACTACTGTTTGTGTTATTGGTTTGAGTGGGTGAATCTGGCATCTGCAAACCAAGATCTGTCAATAAAGAAGCAAACTCTTCTGATGTAGGCATTTCACTATATTCTGAAAGCTTACTATCTATTGCTTTTGTTATTTCACTTTGAGTTAATAAACCATCTGAATCGCTATCCATTAAGCTGAATATATCATCTTCTAAATCAACTTCATCAATACTTAAAGCACCATCACTATTGGTATCATTCCGTCTTAAAGAGTTATCAGAGATTATATTGAGTAGAGATAGCAAGTCTGAATTTTGCGAAGTTATAGTATTCATAATATTCTCCTTCAATTATGAAATTCTATAACTTTTTAGTAAATAAAGGGTAACACTAATTAGTTATCGTTATTGTTACTGTCCATTAATATTTTTAGAGATTGAAATGCATTTTCCATTTGAGTAATAATTACAGTATATGCAGCAAATTGTTCTGACAATTGTTGATATTTAGTATCAATTCTAGTCTCTTCCTCTTCTTTATTATCATTCAAATCATCAATACTACTTTGCACTTTATTTAAAAAAGTTGTTAAAGTACCAGAACTACTGTCTAAATCATCAAGATAGGTACTTAACTTAGTACCAATTCCTTCTTTCTCTGCATACCCAACAAATAACTCTTTTAAATCATCATAGTTATTTGTAACTGCTTCTGCAAGTTCAGAAGCATCAATTTGCATGTATCCACTTGTATCAAAAGAAATTCCATAAACAAAAATATTTTCTTCATCTTCTAATCCATATGAATCAAAAAACATATTTTTAATATCACTTAAAATTGATTTTATTGCGCTTGAATCTGAAATCAAAACATTTCCATCATCATCTGCCGTAGTAGAAGAACTAACCAAATCAACTAATTCATTATAAACTGTTGCCATTTTTGAAATTTGTTCAGTAATGTATGAATCATCATTTGAAATTGATATAGAAGATTTTCCTTCATCAACAGCTGTAATAATAAGTCCATTATTCATTGTAATTTTATTTGAAGACATATTATAACTAATACCGTCAATAGTACCAATAAAGTTTTGTGATGTTTGAATATGACTTTCATCTGCTCCAAATCCTAGATCAATATCTGTCTGAGAAATTGTTACTGCATTTTCTAATCCACTTTCTGAACTTTTAATAACTAATCTATAAGAGTTGTCACTAACTTTTTCTAAAGAAGCATCAAGAGCACTTGTATAATTCAAATTAGTAACTAAATCTTCATATGTCATTTCATCTGTTGTGTCAAAAGTATAACTATCTTCACCAACAGTAATTGTTAATTTTCCAGCCCCAATATATGAAGTTGGATCACTAATTAAGCTAGATTGATAAACATCTTTAGTTGCCAGTTGTGTAACATTGACTACAATTGTCCCAGGATTTAAATTTGATGTGTCAGTAGCATCAAAACTTGCTGAAGTACCTGTTGTAGAAGCAGTAACTTGGTCAAATACATTAGTATCGGATGTATATAAATCAAATCCTTCAACTACAGTCAGTAACTCTGCAATTTTATCTGCAATCTTCTCTGAAGCAGTTAATTCTGCTTCTTTCTTTTCAATACTGTCATCAATAGGGTCTACATATGCTGTAGTTTCAGCTGTTTTTAGCTTTTCAATTAACTCATCATTTAATTCTAAACTGCCTGAACTTCCAAGTCCTAAAATTCCTTCAGCCATAATATATCCTTTACTACATATTTAAAATAGTTTGTAACATTTCATCAACTGCTGTAATTACTTTAGCATTTGCTTCATATGCAGCTTGATATTGCATCAAACTAATCATCTCTGAATCTGGGTCAACTTTTGTTAAATTTTCATAAGTTGTTAACATTGAGTTTAAAACTGCATCTTGAGACTCAGAATTAAAAGAATTATCTTCAACATCTGTTGAAACTCTAACTAATAACTTTTTATAAAATTCATCTAATGATACTGAACTATCATTACCTATTGATAAATTATCATTCCATTGTACTTGTGAAATAGCTTCTAAATCACCCGCTGTTAAAGAAAAAGTACTATTTTTTACATAACTTAAAGTATTTACGCTTGTACCTGTAAATAGTGTTGTACTATTATCTTTAGAATAAGCTTCAACAAATGCCTTTACAAAATCATTTAAGGCACGCTTATATGATAATATTTCAGATGTTTCACTTGTCAAATTTTCAGATAAAGATTTCATTGAACCACCTGATAAATTTAACTCATTATTATAAACTGCAACAGACACATGGTCCAAGGATTCTTGTGAAATTGCATCTTTTTCTAATGTTGCATTATTCACAGTAATTTTTATATCAAAGGCATTATCTTCACCACCTTCAACTCCTTTAATTACAAGATTATTAGAAGAGTCGAGATATGCCTCAACTGAATTAAAAGCAGGATTACTATTTATTGCATCAACAATTTGTTGCTTTAATTCATTTTCTGGTAATCCACTAACATTTGCACTTAATGTTAATGTTGTTGTATTATTAAGTGAAATAGTAATTGTATCTCCATCAGATACATTTGAATCTTCTAATTCTGTAGTTGTATATATGTCTTTTTGTTGAATATACTCTTCATTAATAGATAATTTATGAAAACTAGAAGTATTAAATATTACATTTTCACCTCCAATTTTTAATGTATAATTACCATTTGCTGTACTTACATCAATATCTCCATAATCTGATAACTGACTTTCCAAAGCATCTCTCTTATCAAGAAGATCATTTGTTTCACCTGTTTCAACCATTTTTCTATTTAAATGAACAATTTGTTCTAATATTGAATTTACTTCGTCAACTTGATCCTTTAGTAAAGACAAATTATCATCTTGTAACTCTTCTAAATCAGCATATACACCTTTTATTCCAGTTATAACCATTTGAGCTTGTGTATCAACTTCTGCTTGATAGGTTGATGATGTGGGTTCTCCTCTTAAACTCTCAACAGCAGTAAAGAAATTATTTAAAGTTACTGAAAATCCACTTGTTGCAGTCTCTTTAAAAATCATCTCTGCACTACTTAATGTACTATTTTGTTGAGTATAATAAGTTGAATAACTATTTTGATTCAAAATTTGACTATACAAATATTGACTAGTAGTTCTTATCACACCATCAAAGGATACACCATTCCCTATATTATTCTCTAATGAATTTAATTCACTAGTTTGGATAACTCTTTTTTTATATCCTTTTGTATCCTCATTTGCAATATTATTTGAAGTAACATCAACCCCATATCTTGATGTTTTAAGCCCAGTTTGAGCTATATATAATGAATCCATCATAATGAACTCCTTAATATTTTAAAAGAAGAAAAATAATAAATCATAATCATTTACCTTTCCTTAACTTAAATATTTAACCAAAGACATACTATTTAATCTACTAATCGTAGCATACATTGCTGTATAAGTACTTTCTAAAGCTTTAGCTTCAATTGCAAGAGAAGTTAAATCTGCAGAGGCATATTTTTCTTCTAAGATTTTTAGATTTGTTACTTTACTAGAAACAATATTTGCATATGCATTAATTGTACTTGTTCTTGTTCCAACTAAAGAATGAGCAATGTTTTGTGATTCATATGCATCATTCATTTTATCAATAACATTAGTAAGAACATTTCTTTGCTCAACTTTAGTAATCGTATTTCCATTATTATCTACAAGTCTTAAAGCATTAATTGCATCAGTTAAATCATCAAAAACAGAATGATATACATCAAGATCAACTGTTGATGTGTTTGTTGTAGTAATAGTTCCATCACCATTATCAGTAACAGTAATTGGTGTTGTTGTAGTATCACCATTCATATACAAGCCATCAAAAGTTCCGTCATTGTCTGTATCCATCAATTTCCATTCGTTTTCATCTTTATCTAATATAATTTCATTTGTAGTGAAGGTAAAAGACTCCCCATCACTAGTAATATTAAGTTCAGTTGATGGAGAATCATTTGTTATTGTTATTGTACCATCACCATTATCTACAATAGATATTGGAGTAGTTGATGTATCACCATTCATGTATAAACCATCAAAAGTACCATCAGCAGGAATGGTAGTATCAACAAATTGCCAACTATTCCCATCTTGATCAACAATAGTCTCAGTTGAATCTACAGTGAAAGTTGAACCATATTCATATTTTGCTCCACTACTTACTTCATTATTAACATAATAAAAAGCCTTAATGCCATTAATTCCTTGTGCTGTGTATGTTGCATCTTCAACATTAACTTTTCTTGTCGAATTATCACTTTGATATGATATTACTCCATTTGCATCTTTTATAAAAGGTATCGTACTTGTATTTACGCCTGAAAAAATATATTGTCCATTTACATTAGTATTTGCAAGAGCTAAAAGAGAATTTCTATAATCCTCTAATTGAGTAGCTATAATTTCTCTTTGACTTTGAGCAGTAGTATCATTATTTGCTTCAAGTAAATCACCTATAACTGATTGTGTAGTATTTTTAACTTCTGCCATAGTATCATCACTAATAGTATTAAAAGCTTGACTAAGTGTAATATATTGTGAAATTGCAGTATAGCCATTTTTATCATTTTGAATGTTTAATATTTGACTATATAGAACTGCATTATCACTTCCATACTCTAAAGCCTCTTTTGTACCTAAAGCAGTATTAACTTTAGCATTTCTCTCATCTAGTAATGAAAGATTGTATTTTATTTGAGAAATAGACTTAACCATACTACACTCCTAATTATTATCTCTTTAATTGAATTAAAGTTGTTAACAACTCATCAGCTGTTGTAATTGATTTTGAGTTTGCTTCAAAAGCTCTTTGAAAAACCATAAGATTAACCAAACTTTCACTTAAATCCGCTTTACTTAATTCTAATGTTTTAGCACTAATTAATGTAGAGTTATCATTATTGATTGTATAAATTGGTTTACCACTTGATGTAGTCTCTGCTAAAAGGTTATTACCAATAGCTTTTAACTCAATATTATTAGCAAATTGTGCAATTGCAATTTGACCAACAACATAATCCACTCCATCTTGAGTAATTGTAATAAGACCTGTTTCATCCACATTAAACTCACCAAATGATTCATCTGTAAGACCTAATGAATCAAGTTTTAACTGTAATGAAGTTTTTGAAGTCTCTTGATCAACATTAGAGATTATTTGCATAAATTCTGCACCAGCACCTGTATTCCCACTAAGTTCTAAATCTTTTTCTTTAGTATAAGTTGTTGCCGTTGAATCATCTGTATAACTAATAATACCAGTGAATTCTTCACCTGTTGTTTTTGACTCAATAACAAGTTTTCCATTGATTGTTTTTGCTTCAACAAGTAAACTTAAATCTGGATCTAGATTTATTTGAGAGATTAAATCTGTAACTGCTTCTTTATATGAAACCTCTGTTCCTGTTACACCTTGAGTACTTGTTACAGTATGAACAATTCCATCAATTGTCATACTAAAACTTATTGTATCTCCTGTACCAGCAGTACCATCATCCCATGTTATAAGGTTTCCATCATCATCTGAGACAATATCATTTTGTTCATAAACATCATATTGTTTACCAGCAACAGCATTTCTTAATGCATTCATTGCTGACTCAACAGCACCTTCGCCTGTTCCAGCAACGGCTTCAGTTATATTTACTTTTGTACCTTCAAGTTCAGTCGAATTGGAAAATTCAGAAACATCTCCTATAAGAAAATCTTCTCCAGGATTGATTGAATCTATTCTAATTCTTCCTTCTAAAACATCTGCAATATTTGTTGATGGGTTATTTGATGCATCTACAGTATAAGCTACTAATCCTGTAATATCTGAAATCTTATCAGCTAAGGCTTTATAAGTTGCCGCCCTACTTGCTAAAATATTATACTCTTCATCAGATAAGTCTGCTGCACCATCTCCATCTAAATCTAAACCAGTCATCCCAGCATCATATAGTGCTTCAAGTTCTGCTCTTAATTCTGTATTAGCAGTTGTATTAACATAATCCACTGGATATTTATTTCCATCAATATATACATAAATTTGTTGTTTCTCACCATTTAAAGAACTACTTGTAAGACTTGGAAAATCAATTACACTTGATTGTGCAATTGATGGAGAAGAAGTTGCATTTGGATTTTCTGCATAATCTTCTAAAGCACTAGTATATTTAGTAATAAGTTGCTCAATATCAGAGATTTTAGATGATTTTGATTTTATACCTGAACCTGTAAGCTCTAAAGAGTCACTTTTTGCACTAGTTTGATAA comes from the Halarcobacter ebronensis genome and includes:
- the hpf gene encoding ribosome hibernation-promoting factor, HPF/YfiA family, producing the protein MNTSIVGRHIELTEPIKDYVNSSIEIFKKYNLDIISVGAIISQEEKNGRKAFTFEFTLNIAHLDTVVVKQKDKDLYSAIDIAVDRVSKVLRRHHDKITGHKATKLSEVEANEIEDEVAAQLEKFENEIIPVKMASYKPIDIEEALNALKSGDDVFKVFYDKDHNLRVLYKTKEQGIFGLY
- a CDS encoding TolC family protein, with amino-acid sequence MNKNLLFITILFSFGSLIQAEELEILSPTQKSIYNTKKKIIEEDKKINEKSWLSNINLNSSIVRDKDEKDTKEFSLSYEQPIFKFGGILNTIDVAKIQEQYDLMDLNITFIEYINTIYTTVVNLKLTDLNIEKQKLSIENKTISLEIIKAEYKAGQTDVTNLNDTIMEKNALEEELAEQLRTKQEYLSTLSQYTKLDYKKIDIPNLKLKELDSYLKDSREIKLAKYNEDISKLNYKIKKSDYLPELSLTSNYGYDFTKSDGENSYNYGVKISIPISFSSINEIEKYQLDYLLSQKQKEQKEIDETVAYNKIIENIRKYNNSTNIASKDIKLYEELLDSVSQEYNAGYKAIEDVEILSNTKKMRELDVEINKLNILTQLIAMYY
- a CDS encoding HlyD family secretion protein; protein product: MKYLLIFLPIFIYAKSYIGVVEPVNEFTIYAKTSGEIVSLDKNDEMKILTKDIIKIDKSLEVDTLKLYEEQLKLYNQKLEIMQSNYEKYITIRGMSKVDKDNKLLEIIDLKNSIATLKISIVDLKNSIKDKTISINNLYLKEFLVNKYDYLTAGTKVATVYDMSKSKLTVYVNAEDYKNIKNKLIYINDVKSDYKINKIDITTDTTYISSYKTEVLIDSKEYGKTLKVEFKNE
- a CDS encoding efflux RND transporter permease subunit, producing the protein MKRLIHFFLDNARLNYTILIFLIFMGISSYIKIPKEVFPIVAENQIVVRGSYVGANAASLNSFAVTEIENELESVVGIKEIESTIRSGSFSIVLYLEDSYEPNDLINDVKDAISVVRSSLPSDMDEPTASVVKRTMSLLTIALTGDDEKELLDISKDLKTEIFKFNHINEIQISGDSDLQIDIYLDEEKLNAYGINSKSLISQIQNLSYIYPVASIEQKGNYVYVNTTDKKLVDNFWENSLIEVNSKKLYLSDLATIKIHYPKEDTIARVNGKSSITLNIYKDEQANVIELSKEVQKYLQEFKKNHKNINIEVIHDDAKPIKERLNTVISNISFGLVLVGLSMFVLISPRISVVVVLGIPFSFIIGVITFYYAGYSLSMLSLLAVLIMIGIIVDDAIVVSENIQRYLDEGKSIKDAVYKGTIEMLPPVLVASLTTVFAFLPMLYLSGRIGSFISIIPIVVSILIVASLIESFLFLPIHAKHMLKPKEKMLNWAPVYKFYEKILHLLIHNKFIFLGTFVIVVPLATFFMATSMRFQFFPNMDSDRITLSVKFDESKSLEDSSQIAKSFEKVLLDNKKELNLKTLQNRVGLFSSLSGDSESIENAFTMSLMLEDFKENNWIQNYLQPIFTFSFDFEQKEKTRIKKSFEIQKEVQTLIEPLLKKFDVTDKTLTTTRIGIVRTDLEFKISSKDSNLIQESIQKLKEELAKIDGVVDISDNAELGKYEYRYKVNNYGESLGLTESYIANALNSYFMERDQTKAVSIDGLVDVKTQLLTKDNLDSFKNFQLPLEDGRFVELSKVVDFTITKDFETLEKENSKIIKTVYANVELEKLTSSEALDKIRPALNEIEKSGVEIILGGEFEQNEQLKDELSIAVMISIFLIFIVLLINFPSFRISFIIISVIPFSLIGALLGHLVMGLNIMMPSLIGMLGLAGVVINDGIIMLDFIKNTKTKEEFYSRAKLRIRPILITSITTLLGLSTLIFYPSGQGVVLQPLAISLGFGLLWGTILNLIYLPALYAVLFKLKD
- a CDS encoding EF-hand domain-containing protein; translation: MNTITSQNSDLLSLLNIISDNSLRRNDTNSDGALSIDEVDLEDDIFSLMDSDSDGLLTQSEITKAIDSKLSEYSEMPTSEEFASLLTDLGLQMPDSPTQTNNTNSSDFVSELISAYDTNKDSILSEDELSLLTSEEFTALDSDGDGSVTTDELTAAVDSIAAGSTAPVAPGGSSSSSSSENEEDYDIMDTNKDGVVSKEEMEAYYGISNTSESNSSNSKASNNDSIENIKKLFDVIKNTTQDDEEDLKLSNFSNIMKMFNNENNSNEFNTYVNNLSDKSSSLYGYA
- the fliD gene encoding flagellar filament capping protein FliD, encoding MAEGILGLGSSGSLELNDELIEKLKTAETTAYVDPIDDSIEKKEAELTASEKIADKIAELLTVVEGFDLYTSDTNVFDQVTASTTGTSASFDATDTSNLNPGTIVVNVTQLATKDVYQSSLISDPTSYIGAGKLTITVGEDSYTFDTTDEMTYEDLVTNLNYTSALDASLEKVSDNSYRLVIKSSESGLENAVTISQTDIDLGFGADESHIQTSQNFIGTIDGISYNMSSNKITMNNGLIITAVDEGKSSISISNDDSYITEQISKMATVYNELVDLVSSSTTADDDGNVLISDSSAIKSILSDIKNMFFDSYGLEDEENIFVYGISFDTSGYMQIDASELAEAVTNNYDDLKELFVGYAEKEGIGTKLSTYLDDLDSSSGTLTTFLNKVQSSIDDLNDNKEEEETRIDTKYQQLSEQFAAYTVIITQMENAFQSLKILMDSNNNDN
- a CDS encoding flagellar hook-associated protein FlgK, yielding MMDSLYIAQTGLKTSRYGVDVTSNNIANEDTKGYKKRVIQTSELNSLENNIGNGVSFDGVIRTTSQYLYSQILNQNSYSTYYTQQNSTLSSAEMIFKETATSGFSVTLNNFFTAVESLRGEPTSSTYQAEVDTQAQMVITGIKGVYADLEELQDDNLSLLKDQVDEVNSILEQIVHLNRKMVETGETNDLLDKRDALESQLSDYGDIDVSTANGNYTLKIGGENVIFNTSSFHKLSINEEYIQQKDIYTTTELEDSNVSDGDTITISLNNTTTLTLSANVSGLPENELKQQIVDAINSNPAFNSVEAYLDSSNNLVIKGVEGGEDNAFDIKITVNNATLEKDAISQESLDHVSVAVYNNELNLSGGSMKSLSENLTSETSEILSYKRALNDFVKAFVEAYSKDNSTTLFTGTSVNTLSYVKNSTFSLTAGDLEAISQVQWNDNLSIGNDSSVSLDEFYKKLLVRVSTDVEDNSFNSESQDAVLNSMLTTYENLTKVDPDSEMISLMQYQAAYEANAKVITAVDEMLQTILNM